A single Ammospiza caudacuta isolate bAmmCau1 chromosome 6, bAmmCau1.pri, whole genome shotgun sequence DNA region contains:
- the FCF1 gene encoding rRNA-processing protein FCF1 homolog, translated as MGKQKKARKYAVMKRMISLRDERLKEKDRAKAPVKKKEDPSAIKEREVPQHPSCLFFQYNTQLGPPYHILVDTNFINFSIKAKLDLVQSMMDCLYAKCIPCITDCVMGEIEKLGQKYRVALRIAKDPRFERLPCMHKGTYADDCLVQRVTQHKCYIVATVDKELKRRIRKIPGVPIMYISRHRYNIERMPDDYGAPRF; from the exons ATG GGGAAGCAGAAGAAGGCGCGGAAGTACGCGGTCATGAAGCGCATGATCAGCCTCCGGGACGAGCGCCT TAAAGAGAAGGACCGCGCAAAAGCCcctgtgaagaagaaggaggaccCGAGTGCCATCAAAGAGCGGGAGGT GCCCCAGCATCCCTCTTGCTTGTTCTTCCAATATAATACACAGCTGGGCCCCCCTTACCACATCCTGGTTGACACTAACTTCATCAACTTCTCCATCAAGGCCAAACTGGACCTAGTGCAGTCGATGATGGACTGTCTCTATGCCAAGT GTATTCCATGTATCACAGATTGTGTAATGGGTGAAATTGAAAAGTTAGGACAGAAGTACCGTGTGGCATTAAG AATTGCCAAGGACCCTCGCTTTGAACGCTTGCCATGTATGCACAAAGGAACCTACGCCGACGACTGCTTGGTGCAGAGGGTCACTCAG CACAAATGTTACATTGTGGCCACAGTGGATAAAGAGCTCAAGCGGAGAATACGAAAAATCCCTGGAGTGCCCATAATGTATATTTCCAGGCACAG GTACAATATTGAGAGGATGCCAGATGATTATGGAGCTCCCCGATTCTAA